The Triticum urartu cultivar G1812 chromosome 6, Tu2.1, whole genome shotgun sequence genome includes the window TTTTCATTGAAGAAAGGGGACTTGTCAGTGAATATCCGTGGAACAATACCGAGACCCTATTAATACTAAGGTTATTTCTAAGACCTAACTTTCAAGCAGAAACTGATGAACCATTCAGCGGAGTGTTTGCTTGGTTTGTTAACTTCCCTGATTTTGGTATATATGACTATATGATGAAAAGATGTAACAATAATCTAAGATGGAACGTAATCCATTTAGTTGTGTTGTGGCGTTAATTTTATCTATAGTGGCAAGGAGTATATTAAATCTATGTAAACATCAGCACCACAAGTGTGGATCCTACCCTTTCTTAATGCGGGGAAGACTCTGCCTTTATTACATTGAACTGCACATGAACATAGAAACTATGGAGTTGTGTAACTCTGGATCATTATCTCTTTCTCTAGATGATTGTTTCGCAATGAAGAAGTGGCAATTTGAACTGCGGAAACCTTCCCCGGCTATTCATTCAGCGCGACAATGGCGTGTCGTTCAATCCGCCAAGCCGCAACGGCGCATGCGTGATCATGATGCTCCAATTATGTCAACAGCGCATCAGTTGCATGCACATGAGCCGTCACGCGATGCTATGTCGCCCTGTAGTGGATCCCTAAACAAGATGATGTGCACGCAAGATGTTGAGCAGACTGTCCAGGTATCATCTTGAACTACTGCATTACTATCTGCCTAAGTGTAGTCATTTTGACATGTGTTTCAAAAATAAATACATGCAAAGTTGTTTCAGCGGAAAGTCTTGCACTCATTTTCTGCATGGGATTTGCAAAATTGTTACGATTATATAATTTCTTCTGCTTGAATACAATAGTTAGCTGTATATGCTAGTCCACCAACGCAGTTTGCTTGGAGTTTGAATACTTCGAATAAATAAATGAAGGGAGGTTGAGCAATATAGAGTTATTTCGGCTCAAGCAGAATTGTTAGAAGATATTTATGTTTCCACAAAGGATTATCTCTCGAATATTTGATTTACTACCTTTTGAACTAGTTTTGAGCTGACAGTGGTACCAAATTTCAAAATCACACCTAACCTTGAGGCGTAAACAAGTAGTGGCCTAATTATGCATTATGCATTGGTTGAACAATTCAAGTCTGCAGTGGTGTAATTACATAGTATTAAAAGCTTGCCATTACTTGTAAGAAATTACTAATGTTTTTACACTGTATTTGTTTGATTTGTTGCCTCCACTTGCTGTATTGATCAGAGAGACACATACGGAATAATAGTATGTATTAATGGAAAGTGGTTTAGTTAGAAAAAGGGGCTCTTTTTTATGTTTGTTTACACTTATCTTTTTGGAAATGTTGTTTACAATTATCTGTAAGTTCGAAGTGTAGATTAGCGAGGAAACTAATAGCATGTTGTTAATTTGCTCAATGGACAGTGTAATCAAGCCCTGACACCCATGATATTAACGTTTTCTGTGGTAAAATAAGTTGTAAAATGTTATCTTAACATGGTTTCTAATTTTATACCTAACATGTCATTTCTTCTGCAGAACTGCGATTGGATCAGTACATTGCCAGATGACATTTTAATCAAAATTCTTTCCCTGCTGACAGTAAGCGATGCTGCAATGACTGACTGTCTTTCCACTAGATGGAGACACCTCTGGAAAAACGTTGACTGTCTCATCTTTGACCTCTATAGTCTCAGGATGCCAGAGTCAGAAATCTGTTATTACCATCAAAAACCATGTCTGCGGAAAGCTCAAGTAACAAAGTTTGTTCGCAAAACGAATGGCCTTTTGCGCAATCATTATGGCAATAGAATCAAGGAATTCACTATCAGATTCCCATTAACCTCAGTCAATGCTTCTGAGCTGGACCACTGGATTCGGTTTGCAGCTTCAGCCTCTACAGAAAAACTCTGTCTTGACTTTTATGACAAGAATCGCTCAAGTTGCCTTGACATTTTCCCTGATGAGCCTTATAACTTCATATTATCACCATTTTCAAATGGGAGAGGTTGCCAGTTGAGCGAGCTAACTCTGTCCAACTGCAGTTTAGGAACAACGCCTGAAAATCTCAGTGGCTTTGCTTGTCTTCATTTCCTTAAACTCAGCCGTGTGTCATTAGCTGATGCAGCTGTTTCAAATATTAAACTCAGCCGTGTGTCATTAGCTGATGCAGCTGTTTCAAATATTATTTCCAGTTGCTGTGCTCTCCGAAGCTTGATTATAGAGTTCTGCGATCAATTGTTTCATTTGACGATTACTTGTTCACAATTGCTGAATTTGAATGTTGAATTCTGCAATGACTTAAGTAGTGTCTGTATTCATGCTGACAATCTTGAGAAGTTCACGTACAAGGGACACAATGTAAATATCGAGTACAAATATGCACCATTTCTTGATATAATCCGTGTTTATTTCACGGAGAAGGATGAATGCCCTCTAGACTTCATAAGTGCGCTTCCTAAGCTTCCAAAGTTGGAAACGTTGATCTTGCAATGTCCTGCGCCTGTACAAGTACGTAAGATTTCTGCCCCTTGGTNNNNNNNNNNNNNNNNNNNNNNNNNNNNNNNNNNNNNNNNNNNNNNNNNNNNNNNNNNNNNNNNNNNNNNNNNNNNNNNNNNNNNNNNNNNNNNNNNNNNNNNNNNNNNNNNNNNNNNNNNNNNNNNNNNNNNNNNNNNNNNNNNNNNNNNNNNNNNNNNNNNNNNNNNNNNNNNNNNNNNNNNNNNNNNNNNNNNNNNNNNNNNNNNNNNNNNNNNNNNNNNNNNNNNNNNNNNNNNNNNNNNNNNNNNNNNNNNNNNNNNNNNNNNNNNNNNNNNNNNNNNNNNNNNNNNNNNNNNNNNNNNNNNNNNNNNNNNNNNNNNNNNNNNNNNNNNNNNNNNNNNNNNNNNNNNNNNNNNNNNNNNNNNNNNNNNNNNNNNNNNNNNNNNNNNNNNNNNNNNNNNNNNNNNNNNNNNNNNNNNNNNNNNNNNNNNNNNNNNNNNNNNNNNNNNNNNNNNNNNNNNNNNNNNNNNNNNNNNNNNNNNNNNNNNNNNNNNNNNNNNNNNNNNNNNNNNNNNNNNNNNNNNNNNNNNNNNNNNNNNNNNNNNNNNNNNNNNNNNNNNNNNNNNNNNNNNNNNNNNNNNNNNNNNNNNNNNNNNNNNNNNNNNNNNNNNNNNNNNNNNNNNNNNNNNNNNNNNNNNNNNNNNNNNNNNNNNNNNNNNNNNNNNNNNNNNNNNNNNNNNNNNNNNNNNNNNNNNNNNNNNNNNNNNNNNNNNNNNNNNNNNNNNNNNNNNNNNNNNNNNNNNNNNNNNNNNNNNNNNNNNNNNNNNNNNNNNNNNNNNNNNNNNNNNNNNNNNNNNNNNNNNNNNNNNNNNNNNNNNNNNNNNNNNNNNNNNNNNNNNNNNNNNNNNNNNNNNNNNNNNNNNNNNNNNNNNNNNNNNNNNNNNNNNNNNNNNNNNNNNNNNNNNNNNNNNNNNNNNNNNNNNNNNNNNNNNNNNNNNNNNNNNNNNNNNNNNNNNNNNNNNNNNNNNNNNNNNNNNNNNNNNNNNNNNNNNNNNNNNATATATGCAAAATTGTGCCTGCCATAGCTTGCTAGGGACATAGCTATCATAGCCACACAATGCATGCGCCGTGATCCGTGCTGACCATGTGAGGGTTAAACTAAAGAGGTGTTTGTAGTGTGTTTTGCAGCCCATGTGTCAGAGAAAAGCTATGCAACTGTCAGCATGCAGCGGTCCATgctgtgtatatatatatatatatatatatatatatatatatatatatatatatatatatatagagagagagagagagagagagagagagagaaatgggTTGGTACTCTTAGGAGTATGTACTCCCATTCCAAAACTCCTCACGCAGACGTGGTAAAGGGAGCGTAATGCACGGCCATCCATCCATTATATAATGCTTCTTTATCAGGATTTTCTCCTCTTTTACTTCTATGCTACTTTTTTGAATGGTTTTACATTTATTATATGAAGGAAAAAAATACGAGGCTGGATAATGTTTGTTAATGTGCAACTGATGAAAAATAGATTTTTGACGAGGCCCATCACCTTCATGTTTTAGATTTACTGACTTCATGAGATGTCCTAGCAAGTTTTCATGGCCATGTAACTTTGCTGCTATACATGTTCTGCAAGGAAGTAGAAGGTGTTGTGGTCCCATTATTTTAGAGGAACATGAAATTGTGGCCCTCCTGTTCACGTGTAAGACTGATTTGTTCTGTAGTAGAGTTCTGTAAGTGGTACACCAATTTTAAAAATCCCTCATTGCTTTTAACATTTCAAATCATATTTATGTTCCACTGTAACATGACAAAATAAGTACTGATGGGAGCATCAACATTTTTTTACAGGTCAGACTATGTCGAATTGGCACAAAAGGAAGTTAATTTGGGACTATTGGTTTCACTGTTATTTCTTAGGCTTTGTTATGTTATTCGTCTAAATTTGTGTTGTTTGACCCACTGTATACTGTGCAGTGCATGGAACTGCCTATTACCGACGAATATATTGCTCTCTAGAAAGGTGTACTGCTGATTGTGGCGGCGTGTGCAAGGGGCGCCGTTCCCTGCCCTATGTGATTCCTCGGCAGCATCCTCCTCTCATGAACAATCAATTTATGTGATGTTTTCTTTAGAGATCGTTCAAAAATTGTTTTGTTTAGAACCTCTATAATATTCTCTCTGCTTGGGTATTGGTTGTTGCAGGAGTTGAATCTTATCGTGATACCCACTATATGATTATCGTGATACCTAGATGACTGCATGAAGATAATAGTTCTTCCTATAGAAGTTAACCCCTCCACTTGATATGGACTTAAATATTACAACATGCATTCCCATTCAGTCAGTATACGTGGTAGAAACACATTCATCATATGTATGGCCAATTCTAACCTTTAATGAAGGTGCTCTTGTTGTGTTCACAAGCATAAGTTATGCTAGGTTTGAGGTAAACCATGGTCATTACTCATATTTGTGAGTTGCAACCAAGATGCAGAAGTGGCCTTTTTGTGTTTCTCACAAGTTCTTTCCTTCTTTCTGTGTGCAACTTTGACAGCTCTCCAAGGAGCATCCAAGTGTGCTGAACCTTTTTTCTATATATCTGGGAGTCATACGCTGGACACTACACTCCTGCATTAGCAACTCATGTGCCAAGGCGGAACAGAACAATGAGGGCATTTACCTTGAGTTGAAGGTTTCAGTCAACTCCTTTTGGATTTCCCCATGTTGTAAATTGTTATGATGGTTTTGTAGTTTAATCTCCTTTTTCAAGGTTTTTGCAATTAGCATGGCTTACAGATCCAGCGATACAGTATAAGGTGTGCACCAATCATGCATTGGATGTGGGTGTTTGGTGTCCCATGTCAGTCTCATGGACTTGATTAATTTGCATACTGCAGAATGCAGCAGTACTTTGCTCAACAAAGGTACAAGTGAATCGCTAAATTGATACATTCTGTACATTTTGTGACGCAAAGAATAGAAAACTAATACATGTGTTTACGATGCATCTATTTGCTGGATTAAATAATATATGCATGAGCATATCCAGTTAATTAGAATGAGCATATTCAATTAATTAGCATGAGCATATCCATCTTCTGAGGTATACCTCAGAGAGAGGGAGAATTCTTATTAGCCTTGCTGCCTATTGATATCGAATTTAATTTTATCTTTTCTTTCAGGTACCTTTGGCGTTGTATCATGCCTTGCTACCCAGTTTTTTTCCCTGTTGCAATACCATATTCAGTTCCGTCAGGCTGAAAATCGGGTGCAAAAATATGAAGTGGAATACCCTGGAAGAACAAATATATTCTTATATATTCAACTTAGGTTTTCAGTGTTACCATCTTCCTTAGCTACTGCAACATGCAGGAGTGAGTTTACAGGATTGTCATGGACTTTATATAACTAACTACCCAGCTACACGCATACACTTTTTTTAGCATACACACATATTTTGCTTGCAATTGTGAATAAAAGACTCGTAAAGATAAGTGTTAACTATGTATCCATAGTCTTGCTCTTTTTTTCTTGGATGTTCAAGTCAAATGTTCATTCATAGTCTTGTTTTTTGATCAGAACATTTGTATCTCTGAATTTTGTTTAGAAAGGCATAACATGTCGGAACTGAATTTTTCCTAGAGCAATATTCATGTTTATTCGTACTTGTGTAATTTTGTATATAAAGGCCTAGATCAAAATGACGAAAACAACGCACACTTTCAGTTTTGGTGAACTGAATTAGATCAAAATGACATGATCAGAACATTTGTATCTCTGAATTTTGTTTAGAAAGGCATAACATGTCGGAACTGAATTTTTCCTAGAGCAATATTCATGTTTATTCTACTTGTGTAATTTTGTTTATAAAGGCCTAGATCAAAATGACAAAAACAACGCACACTTTCAGTTTTGGTGAACTGAATTAGATCAAAATGACATGATTAGAACATTTGTATCTCTGAATTTTGTTTAGAAAGGCATAACATATCGGAACTGAAATTTTCCTAGAGCAATATTCATGTCTATTCTTACTTGTGTAATTTTGTTTATAAAGGCCTAGATCAAAATGACAAAAACAACGCACACTTTCAGTTTTGGTGAATTGAATTAGATCAAAATGACGAAAACAATATACATGTTCAGTTTAGTACAACTGAATTTTATGCTGTCTAACAGAGCAGAAGTGAAATTTCTGCTATCGAATGGAGCAGCACAGATGCTACCGTACATGTTCAGTTTGCTGTCGAACAGAGCAACATAAATGCTTCATTCCCTCACTATAAAGATGCACACATGCAAAATGTACATCAATTTTGAGGAACTCCATGAAAGCAAATTTCAAACGAATCAACGGAGTGCGGCGTGCGGCCGCGCACTACCCGCTAGTATTCACTTACACTCCTTGGTCTCAAACATGTATGAAACCCACTGGGGCTCCGCGAACTTGTGGTTGGACTTTATCTACCGTCTTGGTCTGGTGGGATTGACGTTTTCCTCCTCTCGGCCTTGAGCTGCTGCTGCTCCACTTGTCAGGTTGCTGACACATGGGCGGTGCTCCCGTGTCTGCGCATGCGTTCTGCCGCTCTCCGCGCATGTCGACGCAAAGTGCTCTTGTGTGAGCTGCTGGCGTGCTCTCTTGACGCTCGTGTGTTGTGTGCCACTGCCACTAGGTGCATGCATGTGTGCCGGTGTGTGGGTGTGTTGCGTGCGAGTGGTGGTGTGTTTTGGGTTGGGTGCATCCTTCTGCTTCGCGGTTCTCTGCCGCTCTCCGCGCATGTCGACGCAAAGTGCTCTTGTGTGAGCTGCTGGCGTGCTCTCTTGACGCTCGTGTGTTGTGTGCCACTGCCACTAGGTGCATGCATGTGTGCCGGTGTGTGGGTGTGTTGCGTGCGAGTGGTGGTGTGTTTTGGGTTGGGTGCATCCTTCTGCTTCGCGGTTCGCGCCGGTTGCATGATGTTGGGTCACCGGCCGTGGCCGCGACGAGGATGCGCGACCTCCATTTTGGCGCATATCACATGTTCCACAAAATGTATCATTATTTTTCCACAAATTAAACGAGGCGTCATCGGACATTTTCGGGCGATGTTTGCAGACATTTTGGTTCCACTTTGGTGAATCCCCTTGGAGATGCCCTAGGTTATTTATCACTGGAGGGAGGCGACTATGGCGTAGGTGCTCACCATCCAAGCTTCTGGTCGCTGAGGCTGGCTTTCTGGCTGTTATGGCTGCGTTCCTAGGAGTTGCCCCGCCACCATGTTCGCGGTTTGGGTTGCCCACTTCTTGCACCGTCCAGTGTCTAGATGGCATGGTGAGAGAGCCTTCTGTTCTCCTCCGTCCAGTGCTCAATTTTGAATATGGTTTATGATTTTGACCGGGACAACGATTTTTCAAATCAATTAACAGCAATCGGTCTATAAAAACATATTATTACTGACGCACCCATCCATCATCTAAAAAAAAGCGGCACCGTATGATACTGTAGCATCAATATAGTACATGCGGCCACTCCCGCTGAAATTTGCCAACATAAATATATGTTTGTTAGCAGATAATACAGAACCACACCACAAAAAGGCCATCAAATCACCACATCCTATATATTTAAAAAGTTCACCCCCACTACTTGATTTATCTCAACATGCAAAGTAGACACGTCAGCATCTAATCACAGCTAGCCACGTCACACATCATGAAGTCCCACACAGCCCACCTCCAGAGGTCATTTACTCGGAAAAAAAAATCTGTCTCAATCATTCCCCACGCGGCCACGCCCTGGTCAGACCAGGAGAATCCTGTGATTTTTTCTACTCCGACTCCTCCTCCTCTAGCCGCGAGCCTCCCTCGCCGATGGTCAGCCACCTCCTTATCCGATTCCTCCGTCGCGGACCACGGATGGCCAGATCTGCAGCTCATGGGTTGAACCCCTGCACTGCAATCCCCCTTGCACTGGCTCCACctttctcttcctcttccacttcctctttctcttcctcttccccttcctctttCACTTCCTCTTTTAATTGCCAACCAGTCCGGCCTCCCGGCCCCATCTTCTTGGTTCACCTAAGAAATCTTCCACCTGTTCAAGTCGCCGGCTCCAAGGCTGCCATCCATGCCAAATCGGTGGCCGCTAGCACTGCGCCCAACAGCCACTGCTCGGCTCCTTGCACCTGCCGCTGCTTGACGGATCCGAGGGGGGCGAGAAGGACAGGGCGTGTGGCAGCTGTGAGGGAAAGAGAAGCAGGTTACCATGGGGGCGTGTGGGACAAATCGATCTCTAATGTACCAGGTTAGTCCAGATTACACTCTCGCCGACTCCAATCCTCATCTATTGTCTTGCTGGTTTGCCACTGATCTAGGTATATAAGATGCCATTTCTCATACGTTTGTTGCTTTGTTCATACATGAGTGAATACATCCACTGCTATGGAACCATGTACATAATTTTTTTGCATTCCTCTGAATTCCATTGACTCGAGTGAATGCATGCACCCAAATCTGAACATTATTTTTATTGATTTGCACATACACCTACAAATCTTTATCCTGTTGGATTCATTGAAAACACACAGTTCTTAAGATTCCTGTATATCTCATTTAGACTTGAGGTGGCTACTTCTTATGATTCTCCATGTATCAGTTCCCTCGGTGATACAGTTTATTTATTATTGTATTACCTTCAGATCTAATGGTTACAACTTTTATTGTCCTGTGTTTCAAGGTTCAACATAAGCATCTGGTGGATTGGTAAAATATgcctaagtttcttttttgactTTTCAGGATCCTTGCTTGCTGGCATGCACATCAATTATTAGCCAAAATTTAATACTAAAGTGGGTGAAGTTTCTGCACATGGTTGTTAGTCAGCTGTAAATATTGTAGCATTTCAACCAAGTCTATAGAGGCAAGTAATTTGATTGCTAGGTATATCTACACATGGAATTATAAGTTGGGCAGTTTATGTTTATCAACATGTGATCCTCTTTTTTCATAGATGATCGTCTTAACGTGTTCAACACACTGATTAGATTTTCGTCAACTGTTTCAGTATGCTGTTTGTGGCTTTTATGGCTGTCACATTTTGGCCTGACAACAGTTTCCTACATCATTATTGCCTATAGGATTCCTTCGCTTGAATCGTGGTCTCTAGAACTATTCTGCAAGATTTGGTATGTACGCTCCCTGTTGGTCTACTActcaaatctgaaaattttgtaTGTCCTTGGTAACAACTTATTCCTCTCACTATTTATATATTTTGAACCCACTGATATCTTTATCACTAATGCCATCCTCCTCTTCTTTTCATCATAGCCAAGAATCAACAACATGCGCACCGGGACATTCACAATATATGCTAATGACCACCAAATTTCACCTTCATCCAGTGTTGTAAATCAATAAAATAAATATATGCTAGGATCTGAATTTCAGTCATTTTGGTAGGGTCTCAAAAGCATTAGAGTTTCTCATACAACGGTTGCATGTCATGGAAGCAATCTTAATGACTCTCAGCCCATGAAGCGGCGTggttgcaaagaatgacaggacTGAACGGCCGATGGCCATCATACAATCTGGTAGGTCTATGCCCAATCCTGCTTCTTCTATCTTTCTTTCTTGGATAGAAACTAAAACATTTAAATGTTTCCTTTTGAGAATAAATATAGCGTGGTATATTATTTCTTTCATTATCATTGGTGCATAACTTTATATGACTTCCTTGGTAAGAAACTACTTTGATCCCGCAACAACTGCTCTATTGTTGGATAGATTTGGATTATTCGAACGTCTAGGGAATGCATAATGGCTTAAACAAGAAGGTAAGTAATGAATTTGCGCAGGGTAAATATTCTGGATGTTTAAAGACGTGACATTGTCCAATAACATGTTGAACCCAACTATCATCTTGAGGGTTGTACCAAGATCATGTGGTTTTCACTTTC containing:
- the LOC125513100 gene encoding putative F-box/FBD/LRR-repeat protein At5g62970 (The sequence of the model RefSeq protein was modified relative to this genomic sequence to represent the inferred CDS: added 41 bases not found in genome assembly), with protein sequence MESPSSPAPATPPATGDDCFAMKKWQFELRKPSPAIHSARQWRVVQSAKPQRRMRDHDAPIMSTAHQLHAHEPSRDAMSPCSGSLNKMMCTQDVEQTVQNCDWISTLPDDILIKILSLLTVSDAAMTDCLSTRWRHLWKNVDCLIFDLYSLRMPESEICYYHQKPCLRKAQVTKFVRKTNGLLRNHYGNRIKEFTIRFPLTSVNASELDHWIRFAASASTEKLCLDFYDKNRSSCLDIFPDEPYNFILSPFSNGRGCQLSELTLSNCSLGTTPENLSGFACLHFLKLSRVSLADAAVSNIKLSRVSLADAAVSNIISSCCALRSLIIEFCDQLFHLTITCSQLLNLNVEFCNDLSSVCIHADNLEKFTYKGHNVNIEYKYAPFLDIIRVYFTEKDECPLDFISALPKLPKLETLILQCPAPVQVPLALRHTFRFTKR